The sequence GCTGAtaaatctcctctctctctctcctctctctctctctctctctctctctctctctctctctctctctctctctctctctctctctctctctctctctctctctctctctctctctctctctctctctctcttacctgtctctctccacagaTATAAAAAGACTCAGGAAACCCTGTCTCAGGCAGGTCAGAAGACCTCTCTTGCCTTCTCCACCATGGGCACCGCCATCAGCAGGAAACTGGGTGACATGAGGTATCAAAAAACTGCAGGAAGAGACTGGACTTCCTGTCTAACCTAGACAAACACCTTTCCTGTCCAAACACTCTTTGTGCCATACACCAACCAGCAAAGCTTCTTATGTATACATTTAGTTATCAGGAACTGTAGACGGAGGGACTCGGAGGGACTGCTATGACCTTGGAATGACGAGTGTTTTGTTCTACCCATTGAACTTGTTCCTCTCTATGCCACTAACTTACAaaatgactgtgtaaagaaatatcGCATACTTTTTAGCTATATTTATTGCCTGAACGACccttagtgtagtgtagtgtgttgtGTTCAGCCATGCTCAGCAGGCTGTCACGtaaggatatatatatttttaattatatGATGGGCTTTGTTGGTTGGAAAGCACTGGCTTCTAGACTCTTCTAGAATGTTTGCTCATCAGCTCCTAATAGCTCATCTGCCCtcctttcccctccctctcccgctTCCTCCTGCATGCCCAGTCTCATACTAGCacgtcctcctctccctccatgtTAACTGTCCATTTATCCATATGATGAGAATTACATCCACACACAGGGCTCTTTTTACAAAGGCACATTAGGTTCATGTTATGGGCTGAGGTGTGATTTAATTCAGTGATGTTGACACTGGGTCTCCTCCCCCAAAACAAAAATAGCAACCCACATAGACTATTTGACCTGGAGATGAGAATCCCTTTGAATACAATTGCGTGCTCCATTCCATATTAAAAAATAGTTGAAGAGGCCCAGAAATGTATTAAATAAATGATATATGTGGTCCAGTCACACTGTGCAATTCATGCAgttaataatttaataataaatTCCATTCTGTTCCTAGACATGATGGAATAACATACTGACAACATTGTTTATTTACATCAGAGCATTTGAAAACCACCACCATTTAAACATAAGAATCACATATATTGCCTTGTTTCATGGTAGTCTTTtgagtattttgaaaataatggAATTGTTTTAATGTATTTGTACATGTTGGttctatttaattttttttgacCGCCAGAGGCGGTGCTTTCAGCACCTGGATGTCCATCACATACGCATGTAGGTCGAATGTTTGTACCAACAAAGTCACCTGTGACGGGTGACGTATGACGCGACGTCATGCACTTAAGGTGCTTTCACCCCGGAAGTGACCTCCTTGTCATCTTCTCGTATGGACGCATAGAcaataaaagaaatggacgaacagactccgtcgttttcaatgggagggcactgagtcaaatagaacgatttttcagttggtccccccagtactgcgcagactcacacttacatgtaacttcgtgacgttagccatagaactgaatcttgtaactcatatgatagataggctacacagaaattcttctcacacttccttcgccttcaaagtcatcaaagttaaacatttatttatgtattattattaacatcatcctcaccaagtcgtgttaatgttgaagctaccatacatgatcatcttcaaaaacagtcatgctaaaacaaaacaaagttatagccttgaagctaatcttctttccacttttccgacctacggtcaatccatcgaaaacctctgaaatgattactgctgtttttttttaaaattaggtttacttttttattattattaggttgcctctgtttaatgctttaccttaacatacggtcgtgtatgctaggttttgcttatgagttaccgtcatagacagtaaggtggactgagcttcttatccaaacaatacggttatctccctacggcgcgaaagagagattacgtcaaagctagcttccctccaaccgaacaagctaaccattcttcttacgggtaaccaatgttacggacgaggtagtggagtctgttttgcctttgtagtgtttatgtggattacacagaagctacaatatcagcacaggatatatgttatatgaagttatggtatttcaaaaaaatcctagaatgaatgggcttctatgggagttaccagagaggtggtccctccagcctacgtcgattcttctacttctgggaattcgcctgcccccttgtaTGAACGTAGGTGTTTCGAGTCAATCGCTAGGAGTCTTGTAACCCTTACGGGTTGGAGCTGCGTTTTGGTGTAGACCACCTTAGACAAGGGCTGACGGAGAGGGCTTGTGTAGACTGTTGTTGTTTGAGTTTAGCTGCCCGCGCCGCCAGACTGGCCGAACTAGAGGGAGCTGCAGGATCTCCATTGGCCTGTGCACAGGCGGATCCTGGCCTGTCCCCTAGATTACAGAGACGCAGACAAGCAAGCGTGCTAGACCTACAGACGGTGAGTGCTCCCAAGCGCACTAAGTCAGACCCTTTGGCCCAGAAAGTGGATTTTTTGGTGTCGGAATTCGCTCAGATAAAGGCACTACTAGAGGTTTTCCAGCGTCCTGATGTACAGCCAGCTAGCGGTTCCGCTACAAGTGCTTCAACACACGACCCACCGCCCCCTGTACTGTCCCCAGCAGTAAGTGTCTCTGAGGATGATGTGCTTTCCATCAGAGCCTCGGAGAGTCTAAGGACGGTGGATGAGTGGGCTGAGGACGTGGCAGAGCTGGTATCTTACGGCTCTGACTCCAACTCCCTAGAGGATTGTGGTTCTCTGGGTAGCACGGGTGCTGGTCCGGCTCTAGGGCTAAGGCCAGCAATACAGTTAGCACTAGCACGTCTAGGGGTGGATGCACCACCCGCGGAGGCAGATGCGCAGAGTGCTTTTTTCAGGCAGACCCCGACTGCAACTACATTGTGTGTCCCGCCTTCAGCCCCCTTTATGGAAGAGCTACAGCGATGTTGGGCAGACCCAAGGCGTTTTTCACATCTCCCTAGTGATTGTAGGGCACTAGCTAATATGCAGGGCGCATCCAGCTGTGGCCTCGAAGAGATGCCTAGTATAGAACCTGCATTGGCGGGCTTGATCCTCTCGCCTGATGAGGCGTTGAGACCAGACGTGCGCTGCCCATGGCCACAATGTCGCCTGACGGACGACCTGCTCGGGAAGAGTTATGATGCAGCGGCACGGATGGCACGTATAGTAAATTCTATGTCCCATCTTGTTTTAGCCCTCTCTCAGATCCTCCAGTCTCCTGGGGTCGACCCATCAGCGCAAACCCTCATTGAAGCCTCGCTGCGGGCATTATATGTCAAGGGAGCTCGGGCAGGTGATGTCTTCCCTCACACTCCCGCGGCGTCAGGTATGGCTCGCCCAGTCTTCACTGTCTGAGCCCAGCAGGAAGGTCCTCCGTTCTCTGCCGGTTGTGCCGGGACAGCTGCTTGGACCTGCGGCGCAGCAGGCCCTGGAACGCTTTTTGCAGGCGACACAGGTCAGGCAACAATTTGCCAGTTTACACCACACACCTGTTCACGGGCAGAGACCCTACTCGGGGACTGACAGGGCCCAAGTGATATCACGGCCTGTGTCTCAGTCAAGGCCACCTCCACCAGGGGGATTTCGCAGGCCCGTCACTAGACACACCACTCGTCCGGCACAGCAGGATACAACGTATGGCCGCCGCCCCTCCAGGAGCCGGAGGGGCCGAGCGGGTAAGCAGTGACAGCTTCGTCCCGGCCGTCAGTCGCTTCACCAGCCAACAGCTGTTGAGCTGGGAAGCACTAACATCAGACCCCTGGGTGCTGGACACCCTATCAGAGGGCAACAGCATTCCGTTCAAACGCCGACCGCCAAGGTTCACAGGAGTCAATATGACAATGGTAAGGGACGAGGCCAAGGCACTGGCCCTGCGTCAGGAGGTCAGGGCCCTTCTAGACAAAGGAGCAATAGAGCCCATAGAGCCATGTTCACTGAACAGTGGCTTCTACTCCACGTATTTCATAATCCCAAAAAAAGGGGGTGGACTTCGCCCCATATTGGATCTCAGGTCATTAAACAAATACCTCAAGACCTTAAAATGTCATATGTTGTGCACAGCAGACGTCCTCCAGACCATCGGGAAAGAAGTCTGGTTCACGAAAATCGATCTTAAGGATGCCTATTTTCACATACCAATTGCACCACATCACCAGCAGTTCCTGCGCTTTGCGTTTGAGGGAAGGGCCGACCAGTTCAGGGTCCTCCCCTTTGGAATATCACTGGCCCCTCGGATTTTCACAAGATTCGTGGCAGCAGCACTGGCACCACTACAGAAAACAGGTATGCTCATCCTCTCGTACCTGGACGATTGGTTGGTAGTGTCTCAGACGGAGTCAGATTTACTCAGGGACCTAGCTCGGTTGATATCTCACTCAGGCAGGTTAGGACTCAAGATAAATCTCGAGAAGAGTACGTTGACACCCAGTCAGCGTATAGTGTTAATTGGTATCCAGTTGGATTCTCGCAGGAGACAGGCAACCCCATCTCCCCAGCGGGTGAACGACATCCTCAGTCGGGTAGGACAGTTCAGGAGAGGCCAAGTGCGAACCTTCAGTTCCTTCCAGGTACTACTGGGCACACTCACGGCAGCTGCTGCCGTGGTCCCCCTAGGCCTCCTCTCGTTGAGACCACTCCAGATGTGGATCAACAGACTGGGGTTGGATCCAAGAGCCGACAGGCACAAGCTGGTGAGTCACTGCCAGGTGTATTCAGTGCATGCGACCGTGGAAGAGCCGGGCATACTTGACTCAGGGGGTTCCCCTTGGTGCCATACCCTCCCGCAGGGAGGTCGTAACGACTGACGCTTCTTTGACAGGTTGGGGTGCTGTTTGGCAGTGCAGGGCTGTTCGCGGCTCGTGAGACCCCCAACAGCAGCGCCGACACATAAATGTGTTGGAGCTTCAGGCGGTTCTCCTTGCCCTCAGGCACTTCTTTCCTGTGCTGTCGGGGAGTTATGTGCTTGTGAGGACCGACAACACAGCAGTGGTTTACCTCATAAACCATCAGGGGAGTACGAGGTCTCAGTCATCCCTGAGACTAGTTCGCCAGTTGCTGTCCTGGGCAAACCCCCGCTTGCTGAGCCGGAACACAGCAGCAGACTTCTTGTCCCGACAGAGCCCTCATCCTGGGGAGTGGAGGCTGCACCCGGAGGTGGTGCAGGCCATCTGGCAGCGGTACGGCAGAGCAGAGGTGGATCTTTTCGCCTCCCAAGGCTCTACACACTGCCCCCTATGGTTTTCCCTGGAAGAGGCAACGAGCCCCTTAGGCTGGGATGCGCTGGCACACAAGTGGCCCCAGCAGCTTTTGTACGCATTTCCCCCACTTCCACTGATTCGTGCCATTCTCCACAGGATCTCCCAGGAGGGCCACACGGTGATAGCCCCCAGATGGCCCGGGAGGCTGTGGTTCCCAGTGTTGCACGGGCTGTTGGTCGGACGCCCTTGGTGCCTCCCCATTCATGCGGACCTCCTCTCACAACTGGGGGGACGGATCTGGCACCCAAATCCAGCGCGCCTACAGTTATGGGTATAGCCACTGAGGGGCCTGAGCCTCTGCTAGGTGCTTGCGACCCAGCAGTTGTTTATACCATCAACAACTCGCGGGCGGCTTCCACTAATGCGCTCTACGCGAACAGGTGGAAGCTCTTCGTGGAATGGTGCCGGGCCCGCGGGGAGGAGCCAACCAGTTGTCCAGTACCGACAATTCTCGGATTCTTGCAGTCTCGTTTCGACGGGGGCCTGGCTGCAGCCACCATCCGGGTTTATGCCGCGGCAATATCTGCCAGCCACAACAAGGTGGATGGCGTCACCGTGGGCTCCCACACACTGGTGACGCGTTTCCTGAGGGGGACACAGCGACTCAGGCGGCCACAGCGGAGCCAGACACCTTCCTGGGACCTACCATTGGTGTTGGAGGCGCTGTGCCGGCACCCATTTGAACCTCTTGAGAGCACAGAGGATAAATGGGTATCGTTGAAGACTGCCTTTCTGTGCGCCATGGCATCAGCAAAGAGGGTGGGGGAGTTACACGCTCTATCAATCAGCCGTGAGTGCCTCCAATGGGCCCCGGGAGAAACGGGGGTCACATTGTGGCCTAACCCATCTTTTTTACCGAAGACTTTCTCCTCTTCGTTTGTAAATCAACCCCTCCATTTAGCCGCGTTTGATCCTCCAACTGGGGAGGATGGACAGCAGGGAAACACAGCCTTGCTGTACCCAGTCCGGGCTCTAAGGGCATATATTCAGTCAACC comes from Alosa sapidissima isolate fAloSap1 chromosome 7, fAloSap1.pri, whole genome shotgun sequence and encodes:
- the LOC121713015 gene encoding uncharacterized protein LOC121713015 isoform X1, giving the protein MVFPGRGNEPLRLGCAGTQVAPAAFVRISPTSTDSCHSPQDLPGGPHGDSPQMAREAVVPSVARAVGRTPLVPPHSCGPPLTTGGTDLAPKSSAPTVMGIATEGPEPLLGACDPAVVYTINNSRAASTNALYANRWKLFVEWCRARGEEPTSCPVPTILGFLQSRFDGGLAAATIRVYAAAISASHNKVDGVTVGSHTLVTRFLRGTQRLRRPQRSQTPSWDLPLVLEALCRHPFEPLESTEDKWVSLKTAFLCAMASAKRVGELHALSISRECLQWAPGETGVTLWPNPSFLPKTFSSSFVNQPLHLAAFDPPTGEDGQQGNTALLYPVRALRAYIQSTTGFRRSESLFVCHFLSGPRLGQALSKQRLSRWIVEVIYKAYDSGGLPIPASIRGHSTQSVATSWASSCTFTRFYRVNVAASNPLVTATLLSH